In Megalops cyprinoides isolate fMegCyp1 chromosome 25, fMegCyp1.pri, whole genome shotgun sequence, a single window of DNA contains:
- the LOC118771901 gene encoding zinc finger protein 271-like, whose translation MHYGKLEEFVTLVTEAVPELLSYRQRNHLILAIRARSSDVKVEVSEADFVELVQTLLKDPAEREHFLQLGPSYDSALQMLVWEFLSRLEQLLPVPDLKQTVSLLDAAPSVLEECVQSASDPQQLKVLLQHHRCVGHLDRNVTPPSIDNCILSSLSLPPFGKVDDLAELIEYDNQSEPAYGSKKLRTTSSDEEMTECVMDSRDYTGVELGSGLNRSEDIEERMERKTGYGMSREEVDILSNIKEEEEYGEKQKEGMEKEDGVRYEEDKGLWKEGQKERDEQRERGKTDPALQTDRGLKNEGKSDCNQQEWDGLSPQVTSCLLKQPRVLIRRLDVPVSSLPHLMVNNGDQGVSSPWKRDEFMPVMEEGSLKQNKQVMIQKEMIGSCKIPLKQPPDSSEKEIFAGDPFGSSVISPRKEESGQTAEVASQVFACSQCPFTDMEEVNLHQHIEKGHPEEYSRILGSGGNGAENPLPPSNTPQHTTPPKRLPTPTQFHTCPQCGKNFRQSRTLIQHQRTHTGERPYQCSQCGKSFRYVSRLTSHQQIHTGERPYQCSQCGNSFKRSTDLIQHQRTHTGERPYQCSQCGKSFRHSAGLIEHLRTHTGERPYHCTQCGKSFRNSCSLRRHQRTHTGERPYQCSQCEKSFSQSAGLIQHRRTHTGERPYQCSQCGKGFRQSIGLTQHQRIHTGEQPYHCSQCGKRFRHSGSLRRHQRTHTGERPYQCSQCGKSFRCASHLKAHQQIHTGERPYQCSQCGKSFRVSFTLIQHQQTHVGERPYQCSQCRKSFKQSTALIQHQRTHTGEQPYHCSQCGKGFCHSGSLRRHQRAHTRERP comes from the exons atgcattatgggaaactgGAGGAGTTTGTGACTTTGGTGACAGAGGCAGTCCCAGAGCTGCTGAGTTACAGACAGAGGAACCACCTGATTCTGGCAATACGAGCGAGG agCTCTGATGTGAAGGTGGAGGTGTCAGAAGCTGATTTTGTGGAGCTGGTCCAAACCCTGCTGAAAgacccagctgagagagaacaCTTCCTCCAG CTGGGTCCCAGTTATGATTCAGCTCTGCAGATGCTGGTGTGGGAGTTCCTCTCCAGAttggagcagctgctgccagtACCAGACCTCAAACAG actgtgtcatTGCTCGATGCTGCCCCCTCTGTCTTGGAGGAGTGTGTGCAGTCTGCCTCTGACCCACAGCAGCTTAAGGTCCTACTTCAGCACCACAGATGTGTTGGACACTTGGACAGGAATG tgACTCCTCCCTCCATAGACAACTGTATCCTGTCCTCACTTTCCCTCCCACCATTTGGAAAAGTTGATGATTTGGCTGAACTGATTGAATATGATAACCAATCAGAACCTGCATATGGCTCCAAAAAGTTAAGAACCACCTCTTCAGATGAAGAGATGACAGAATGTGTGATGGACAGCAGAGATTACACAGGGGTGGAGCTGGGATCAGGTCTGAACAGAAGTGAAGACatagaggagaggatggagaggaagacTGGATATGGGATGAGCAGGGAGGAGGTAGACATACTATCCAACataaaagaggaagaggaatatGGGGAGAAGCAGAAGGAGGGGATGGAGAAGGAGGATGGTGTGAGATATGAAGAGGACAAGGGACTTTGGAAGGAGggccaaaaagagagagatgaacagagggagagaggtaaaACTGATCCAGCCCTCCAAACTGACAGAGGACtgaagaatgaaggaaaatcaGACTGTAACCAACAGGAATGGGATGGCCTTTCACCtcaggtcacttcctgtcttctcAAGCAGCCAAGAGTGCTGATTCGCCGACTTGATGTTCCTGTATCATCACTTCCTCATCTGATGGTTAATAATGGGGACCAGGGAGTGAGTTCTCCATGGAAACGGGATGAGTTTATGCCAGTGATGGAAGAGGGCTCACTGAAGCAGAACAAACAGGTCATGATCCAGAAGGAGATGATTGGCAGCTGCAAGATCCCACTGAAACAGCCCCCAGATTCATCAGAGAAAGA GATCTTTGCTGGAGACCCCTTTGGATCCTCTGTCATCTCTCCCAGGAAAGAAGAATCAG ggCAGACAGCTGAGGTGGCGTCACAGGTCTTTGCCTGCTCCCAGTGCCCATTCACTGACATGGAAGAAGTGAACCTTCACCAGCACATTGAGAAGGGTCACCCAGAGGAGTACAGCAGGATTCTGGGATctggaggaaatggagcagAGAACCCACTGCCTCCCAGCAACACCCCTCAGCACACCACACCCCCTAAGAGACTCCCCACCCCGACACAGTTCCACACATGCCCCCAGTGTGGGAAGAACTTCAGGCAGTCACGTACTCTAATACAGCACCAGCGAACTCATACAGGAGAGCGGCCATACcagtgctcccagtgtgggaagagtttcagATACGTATCACGCCTTACATCACACCAGCAAATTCATACAGGAGAGCGGCCATACcagtgctcccagtgtgggaatAGTTTCAAGCGCTCAACTGATCTAATACAGCACCAGCGAACTCATACAGGGGAGCGGCCATACCaatgctcccagtgtgggaagagtttcagGCACTCAGCTGGTCTAATAGAGCACCTGCGAACTCATACAGGAGAGCGGCCGTACCACTGCACacagtgtgggaagagcttccGTAATTCATGTAGTCTGAGACGCCACCAACGAACTCATACAGGAGAGCGCCCATATCAATGCTCCCAGTGTGAGAAGAGTTTCAGTCAGTCAGCTGGTCTAATACAGCACCGGCGAACTCATACGGGGGAGCGCCCATACcagtgctcccagtgtgggaaagGTTTCAGGCAGTCAATTGGTCTAACACAGCACCAGCGAATTCATACAGGAGAGCAGCCGTATCATTgttcccagtgtgggaagaggtTTCGTCATTCAGGTAGTCTAAGACGCCACCAACGAACTCATACAGGAGAGCGCCCATACCaatgctcccagtgtgggaagagtttcagATGCGCATCACACCTTAAAGCACACCAGCAAATTCATACAGGAGAGCGGCCATACcagtgctcccagtgtgggaagagcttcaggGTGTCATTTACTCTAATACAGCACCAGCAAACTCATGTAGGAGAGCGCCCATACCAGTGCTCCCAGTGTAGGAAGAGTTTCAAGCAGTCAACTGCTCTAATACAGCACCAGCGAACTCATACAGGAGAGCAGCCCTATCattgctcccagtgtgggaagggCTTTTGTCATTCAGGTAGTCTGAGACGCCACCAACGAGCTCATACACGAGAGCGCCCATAA